One genomic region from Arthrobacter sp. FB24 encodes:
- a CDS encoding ThuA domain-containing protein, with protein sequence MTDSKLRIVVWNEAVHEARNEPATIGEMYPEGIHGAIAAGLRAYYPDSEISTATLADPEHGLSEEVLEQTDVLLWWGHIAHQEVSDEVVERVQRHVLGGMGLVVLHSGHFAKIFTRLLGTTCSLKWRNEGERELVWTVKPSHPIAAGIESPIVIPKQEMYGELFDIPEPDDLIFISSFAGGEVFRSGVTFSRGKGRIFYFSPGDQEYPVYHQPQIQKVIANGVGWVAQPDQFREAPEVSNPALGWFEEA encoded by the coding sequence ATGACTGATTCAAAACTCAGGATTGTTGTCTGGAACGAGGCCGTGCACGAGGCCCGCAACGAGCCTGCAACCATCGGCGAGATGTACCCCGAAGGGATCCACGGCGCCATCGCCGCCGGGCTCCGCGCCTACTACCCGGACTCCGAAATCTCCACAGCCACCCTGGCCGATCCCGAGCACGGGCTCTCCGAGGAGGTCCTGGAGCAGACCGACGTCCTGCTGTGGTGGGGTCACATCGCGCACCAGGAAGTCAGCGACGAGGTGGTGGAGCGAGTGCAGCGCCACGTGCTGGGTGGCATGGGCTTGGTAGTCCTGCACTCGGGGCACTTCGCCAAGATCTTCACCAGGCTGCTGGGCACCACGTGCTCGCTGAAGTGGCGCAACGAAGGCGAACGCGAACTCGTGTGGACGGTCAAGCCTTCCCACCCGATCGCGGCCGGCATCGAAAGCCCCATCGTCATCCCCAAGCAGGAAATGTATGGCGAACTGTTCGACATTCCGGAACCCGACGACCTGATCTTCATCAGCTCTTTCGCCGGCGGCGAGGTGTTCCGCTCCGGCGTGACGTTCTCCAGGGGAAAGGGCCGAATCTTCTACTTCAGTCCCGGTGACCAGGAATACCCGGTGTACCACCAGCCGCAAATCCAGAAGGTCATCGCCAACGGCGTCGGCTGGGTGGCCCAGCCGGATCAGTTCAGGGAGGCAC